The sequence ATCTTGTCAAAAGTTTCATAAATTTATCATATGTTGTTGTGACAGAAAAAGTAACTTTCATTTCATAATAATCTTCCCTAGTCATAAGTCTTGTGCTCTGAATTCCTCCTGCTTGTGTTTGTGCTCCACCAACAAAATTTATATTATCAAATTTTATTCCTTCTTCTTTTTCAACCTGCTGAATTTGAGTTAAAAGTCTTGGTAAATCCTCACCTAATGGTAAAACACCTCTTAATAATTCTAAATCTTTATAATTTTCATCAATGAGTTCTCTTATTTTTGCTTCATTTTTTTTAATATTTGTTAACTCTTCAAGTTTAATATTAGCTTCATTTATTTTATTATTTAATTCCTTAACTTTTTCAATTTGCGGTTTAAGAAGA is a genomic window of Caldisericia bacterium containing:
- the pilO gene encoding type 4a pilus biogenesis protein PilO, giving the protein MKGAAQKYIVLIILLVLMGVFYYMYLLKPQIEKVKELNNKINEANIKLEELTNIKKNEAKIRELIDENYKDLELLRGVLPLGEDLPRLLTQIQQVEKEEGIKFDNINFVGGAQTQAGGIQSTRLMTREDYYEMKVTFSVTTTYDKFMKLLTRLENFPRILVIRKISVSSPRIMTKEVEALQTYNFEAYFMSAKEP